Genomic window (Alligator mississippiensis isolate rAllMis1 chromosome 4, rAllMis1, whole genome shotgun sequence):
AGCCGGCGGCGATGCAGCCCGCGGCCCCGCGCCTGGCCCGCTGCcggtggccgtggccgtggctgtgtgtgtgcctgtgtgtgtggccgTGGGCGCCGCGGGCCGTGGCGGCGCCGCCGagcctggtgctggtgctggcggACGACCTGGGCTACGGGGACCTGAGCGGCTGCGGCCACCCCAGCTCGGACACGCCGCACCTGGACGGGCTGGCGGCCGCCGGGCTCCGCTTCACCGACTTCTACGCCAGCAGCCCCGTGTGCAGCCCGTCGCGGTGAGCCCCGGCGGGCATCGCCCCCGCCCGCGCCCGCACCGTGCCTCGGGTGCCCCCGGCATGCACGGGCTCCCCTCTGTACCGCGCTCCTCTCGCCCAGGGCCGCGCTGCTGACCGGCCGGTACCAGACCCGCTCCGGCGTCTACCCCGGCGTCTTCTACCCCGGCTCGCGGGGCGGGCTGCCGCTGGCCGAGGTCACGCTCGCTGAGCTGCTGAAGGCGCAGGGCTACGCCACGGCCATGGTGGGCAAGTGGCACCTGGGCCTGGGGGCCAACGGCTCCTTCCTGCCCGTGCACCAGGGCTTCGACCACTTCCTGGGGGTGCCCTACTCCCACGACCAGGTGAGTCTGCGGGGCGAGGGGCCGTGCGGGCGCGGGCGAGGGGCGCGGGGCTTTCCCTCCTCTTGTCCCCGCAGGGCCCCTGCCAGAACCTCACCTGCTTCCCGCCCGACACCGCGTGCTTCGGGACCTGCGACCAGGGCGTGGTGCCCGTCCCGCTGCTCCTCAACCGCAGCATCGTGCAGCAGCCCGTCGCCTTCCCCAGGCTGGTGCCGCACTACACCAAGTTCGCCCAGGACTTCATCGCCGACTGCGCCCGCCACGGCCGCCCCTTCCTGCTCTACTACGCCTCCCACGtgagcgccggggccggggccggggggtgCTGGGCGCGGCGGGCCTGGGCCTGACCCGCTCCAGGGTGGCTCTGACACTTCTCTTCGCCCCAGCACACCCACTACCCCCAGTTCGCGAGCCAGGGCTACGCAGGCCGGTCGCGGCGGGGGCCCTTCGGAGACGCCCTCCTGGAGCTGGATGGGGCGGTGGGGAGCCTGCTGCAGGCGCTGCGGGACCACGGGCTGGACGGCCACACGCTCGTCTTCTTCACCTCTGACAACGGGTCAGCTCGGCCCCCCGTGCCCGACACCGAGCCCTcgtgcggggccggggccgagtGCTGAGCCTCGTCCTCGGGGGGCCGGGTGCGCAGCCCCACGCCGCGCTTGGCTggtgggtgggctgtgggcaTCGTGCAGATGCTGGTGCTGGGATCGCTGCTGGCCGAGTGCGCCTCTGCAGCGATGCTCTCGGGGCCGTTTCGGGATGCTGgtgggcagagggtgctggcCCGTCCCACACCCGCCTGCTGGGACGCCCCGGGGCCAGGACTGACGGGCCGTCCCCCTGCCCGCAGCCCCGAGACGATGCGCATGGCACGCGGGGGCAGCTCCGGCCTCCTGAAGTGCGGGAAGGGCACGACGTACGAGGGCGGCATGCGCGAGCCCGCCGTGGCCTATTGGCCGGGCCGCATCGCGCCGGGTGAGTCCTGCGGCCCGGGTGCCTGTTGTGGGCACGCGCTGGCCTGGGAGGCCCCGCTCCCGCAGTGGGGCACCTGGGCTGAGTTTGCTGACGGGTGACTTGGGGCCGAGCCCCCGttgagaggaaggcaaaaccccccagtgcGCACCAGTCTGGCGGGGGggaatcccttcctgccccagtgcagcgcgGGGTTGAGCCTGGGCAGAGGGCTGTTCGATTGCCCCGGGCccgtggggagagggaagggggtcggggtcggggggctggaccCGGGTGTGAGGAGGAGGGTGTGTAAGAGTTCCTGAGCCCGTCTCCTTGCTCCCAGGCGTGACGCACGAGCTGGCCAGCACCCTGGACATCctgcccaccatggctgccctggccgGGGCGCCGCTCCCCGACGTCGAGCTGGACGGCTACGACCTGACCCCGGTGCTCTTCGGACAAGGGCCGGTGAGTCCTGGGGCCGGGGCCTGCCCGCGCGGCCTGTAGGCCCCCGTGACACCGGTTCTGATCTCCCCGCAGAGCCCCCGGCAGACGATGTTTTACTACCCGCCGGCCCCCAGCAAGGCGCTGGGCGTCTTCGCCGTCAGGCAGGGGAAGTACAAGGCCCATTTCTTCACCCAAGGTAATGACCCTAatccctggccccggccccggctccggtCCCAGCCTGGGGGGAGCTGAGCACTGTTTGGGTCCCTCCCAGGCGCCTTCCACAGCGACACGACCCCTGACGCGGCCTGCCATGGCCTGACGCCGCTGACACCCCACGAGCCCCCGCTGCTCTTCGACCTGGAGTCAGACCCGGCGGAGAACTACGACCTGCTGCAGAGCAGCACGGCCCCGAGCCCCGTGGTGCTGCGGGCGCTGAAGGAGATCCAGATGCAGAAGATGCAGTTCGACCAGCGCATGGTGTTCGGGGACAGCCAGATGAAGAAGGGCTCCGATCCCGCTCTGGAGCCCTGCTGCGTCCCCGCCTGCACCCCCAAGccctcctgctgccgctgcccctaGCCTGGCCCTCACCACGGCCCCGCCGTCATCCCTGCCTCAACCCGCAGCTGCCAGTGTGGCCTGACTAACCCCCCAGGGCTTTGCGGCCCCTCGGGGCTGCTCGTGCTCCCGGCCGCGCTGGCGGTGCTGGCTGGTCGCCGAGCCGTGAGGCACGGGGCCCCCCGCGCTGGAGGGCCCACAGTGCTCATGTTTATTACTAACGCTGGACGTCCGTCCGCCCTTGGTAGGGAGGtctctgtctgcctctgtctgtctGCTGAGCGCCCTGCCCAAAGAGCCCAGGGcctgccccgagcccagccccagaCCCCGCTGGCAGAGATGGCGAGGCCAGGAGCGAGTGGGAGCAGCTCTGTGCACATCCACGCATGAAGCCAAGGTCCCAGCCCACAGGCGGTGAGGCCTGGGGCCGGGTGGCCACGTGCCCCATGTCCCCGGATAGCCACATGCGGTTGGAGCAGGCTCCCGGGTGAGGGGAGGAGGTCTGGGCCAGACCCCGTGGTGCTGGGCTGAGTGCTGTGGGTCCGGGTGGCTGGGCACCGTGCAGGGGGCTCGGGGCAGGCATGGAGCCCCCTTGCAGCCCCTGGCTATGGGCACAGGAAGGATGCAGCGAAACGTAGAAAGCCCAGCCGTGTGCTGCGGCCTGGGGGGAAAGGCCGGAGCTCCCTGGACGGTGGCTGGAGGAGAGGCGGTGGGGGGGGGATAGCGgggctggaggcagtgcagggcagggcagcagaggagggggagagatgtgtctggctgcaggggacaggacagcaGAGGAGGTGAGGAAGGACGTGGAGCTGAGGCCCTAGCTTCCTTGGAGCTCGGAGCTGCTGCGTGCCCAGCCCTggtgccccaggcagggctcagtGGAAAGAgccgcagggctgggggaatggaGACGGGGCCACCTATTCAGGGGTCTTCTGGCCTCGACCTCCCTGTTGGGCCTCAGCTAGAGACCGCCTCTCCCCAGCTCACGGGGTCTGATGCTGGCGCCGCAGGGCCGGGCACTTGGGTGCCAAGAGATGGTGAGAGACCCATTGAGCTCTCCCTTCCTGCCAAGGTTCGGGGCATCGCCGTGTCCCTTTTTCTGCAAAACAAGCTggaagtgcagcttccagccccctcccaggactccaggagctggggcttcaCCTGCTGCAGGCACGGGAGTGGAGGAGAGCTGGTCCTGAGCCCTGCAAGCAGGAGAGGGGGCACAAAGGGAGACCCCCCTCGTCTTCCAGGGAGCTGTTGGGACAAAGCCAGAGCTGGTTCAGGGCTCCCCAGTGCCTGCACTAACCACTAGGCCACAGCACCACCCTCCCGTGGCTCAT
Coding sequences:
- the ARSA gene encoding arylsulfatase A isoform X2 — encoded protein: MQPAAPRLARCRWPWPWLCVCLCVWPWAPRAVAAPPSLVLVLADDLGYGDLSGCGHPSSDTPHLDGLAAAGLRFTDFYASSPVCSPSRAALLTGRYQTRSGVYPGVFYPGSRGGLPLAEVTLAELLKAQGYATAMVGKWHLGLGANGSFLPVHQGFDHFLGVPYSHDQGVVPVPLLLNRSIVQQPVAFPRLVPHYTKFAQDFIADCARHGRPFLLYYASHHTHYPQFASQGYAGRSRRGPFGDALLELDGAVGSLLQALRDHGLDGHTLVFFTSDNGPETMRMARGGSSGLLKCGKGTTYEGGMREPAVAYWPGRIAPGVTHELASTLDILPTMAALAGAPLPDVELDGYDLTPVLFGQGPSPRQTMFYYPPAPSKALGVFAVRQGKYKAHFFTQGAFHSDTTPDAACHGLTPLTPHEPPLLFDLESDPAENYDLLQSSTAPSPVVLRALKEIQMQKMQFDQRMVFGDSQMKKGSDPALEPCCVPACTPKPSCCRCP
- the ARSA gene encoding arylsulfatase A isoform X1, with protein sequence MQPAAPRLARCRWPWPWLCVCLCVWPWAPRAVAAPPSLVLVLADDLGYGDLSGCGHPSSDTPHLDGLAAAGLRFTDFYASSPVCSPSRAALLTGRYQTRSGVYPGVFYPGSRGGLPLAEVTLAELLKAQGYATAMVGKWHLGLGANGSFLPVHQGFDHFLGVPYSHDQGPCQNLTCFPPDTACFGTCDQGVVPVPLLLNRSIVQQPVAFPRLVPHYTKFAQDFIADCARHGRPFLLYYASHHTHYPQFASQGYAGRSRRGPFGDALLELDGAVGSLLQALRDHGLDGHTLVFFTSDNGPETMRMARGGSSGLLKCGKGTTYEGGMREPAVAYWPGRIAPGVTHELASTLDILPTMAALAGAPLPDVELDGYDLTPVLFGQGPSPRQTMFYYPPAPSKALGVFAVRQGKYKAHFFTQGAFHSDTTPDAACHGLTPLTPHEPPLLFDLESDPAENYDLLQSSTAPSPVVLRALKEIQMQKMQFDQRMVFGDSQMKKGSDPALEPCCVPACTPKPSCCRCP